The Schistosoma haematobium chromosome 7, whole genome shotgun sequence genome contains a region encoding:
- the PRMT3_1 gene encoding Protein arginine N-methyltransferase 3, variant 3 (EggNog:ENOG410V74B~COG:K,O,T), with translation MTLSSSLLLLDSFLCIFFVALFFPLNIWVFVFLSPSSPQNYNRVNNLLERVTFIHGQAESVELPVKKVDVIISEWMGYFLFFESMLDSVLKMASKYLSRDGHIFPRHYTLNLLGVQCSEHLRKRRLEHWNDVYGYKMPALRRAALSEAHVLNLTNEHVTPPISPITILTQSFELVALDLDDMHRNRIYNLSNHCSLLCEQKFHLIIQPTTTTNNNNSSSYKLDAIVSYFNVRFDDDADCKVEFSTSPSTPLTHWKQTLLFLDKPIPVKPGDKISGIITIRRATTDNRGLEINLLIGETENSPEIKQTFDLIG, from the exons atgaccCTATCAtcgtcattattgttattagacTCATTCTTATGCATATTTTTTGTTGCATTGTTTTTTCCCTTAAATATTTGGGTTTTTGTTTTCCTCTCCCCGTCGTCGCCGCAAAACTATAACAGAGTGAACAATTTACTAGAACGTGTTACTTTTATTCATGGTCAGGCGGAATCTGTTGAATTGCCAGTTAAAAAG GTCGATGTAATCATCTCTGAATGGATGggatattttttgtttttcgaatcaATGCTTGATTCTGTCTTAAAAATGGCATCAAAATATTTATCCCGTGATGGACATATTTTCCCACGTCAttatacattaaatttattaggtGTACAATGTTCCGAACATTTACGTAAACGTCGTTTAGAACATTGGAATGATGTATACGGGTATAAAATGCCAGCATTACGTCGTGCTGCATTAAGTGAAGCACATGTATTAAATTTAACAAATGAACATGTTACACCGCCAATATCCCCTATTACTATATTAACACAATCATTTGAACTGGTTGCACTGGATTTAGACGATATGCATCGTAATCGTATTTATAATTTATCAAATCACTGTTCACTTTTATGTGaacaaaaatttcatttaattatacagcctacaactactactaataataacaatagtagtaGTTATAAATTAGACGCCATTGTTAGCTATTTCAATGTACGTTTTGATGATGACGCCGATTGTAAG GTTGAATTTTCAACATCCCCAAGTACTCCTTTAACACATTGGAAGCAAACGTTACTATTTTTAGATAAGCCGATTCCTGTGAAACCAG gcgATAAAATCTCTGGCATAATAACTATTCGTCGTGCAACTACCGATAATCGTGGCTTAGAAATCAATCTATTAATTGGTGAAACAGAAAATTCACCTGAAATCAAACAAACGTTTGATTTAATCGGTTAA